The following are encoded together in the Fibrobacter sp. UWB13 genome:
- a CDS encoding 30S ribosomal protein S1 → MSQNLKFGTQEDLEEILAAQGECSPDFRKANADVYAGMGCLEQGKLVTGKISQVNDQEVLVDVNYKSEGVIDRAEFKDTDSLELGSEIEVFVEKLEDEDGRLILSKQKADFVRVWDRIHAAFENNEVVRGTLTKRIKGGVVVDLFGIDAFLPGSQIDLRQIPDINALIGQEFDLKVIKVNKARRNIVVSRRVVLEEERNKQRGDVLETLEKNQVRKGIVKNITDFGAFIDLGGVDGLLHITDMSYKRINHPSEMLQLGQEVEVMVLDFNDKKERISLGMKQLKPHPWKDIAERYPEGAIVKGKVVSITDYGAFVELDSGVEGLIHVSEMSWTQHVKHPSKILTVGQEVEAVVLKVEEDAERISLGMKQLESDPWDSIETELPPGARVVGEIRNIASFGAFVEIKEGVDGLIHVSDMSWTKKITHPNEMVKKGDKVECVVLAVDKEKRRISLSMKHLTEDPWDSIDSTYPVDSEVKGKIVRMLDRGVVVELADGIEGFIPVSKLTAEYIKVPADAFKVGDEVPAVVTEIDQNNRKIYLSVVDYFKNRESAELKAWMDSHKPGENGTTIGDAVAPKKKASKKKAEKSEEAEA, encoded by the coding sequence ATGTCTCAAAATCTCAAATTCGGAACTCAAGAAGATCTCGAAGAAATTCTCGCCGCCCAGGGTGAATGCTCCCCGGACTTCCGCAAGGCTAACGCTGACGTCTATGCCGGCATGGGCTGCCTCGAACAGGGCAAGCTCGTCACGGGTAAGATCAGCCAGGTGAACGACCAGGAAGTTCTCGTCGACGTGAACTACAAGTCCGAAGGCGTTATTGATCGCGCCGAATTCAAGGATACTGATTCTCTCGAACTCGGTTCCGAAATCGAAGTGTTCGTCGAAAAGCTCGAAGACGAAGACGGTCGCCTCATCCTCTCCAAGCAGAAGGCTGACTTCGTTCGCGTGTGGGATCGCATCCACGCTGCATTCGAAAACAACGAAGTCGTACGCGGCACTCTCACGAAGCGCATCAAGGGCGGCGTTGTCGTCGACCTCTTTGGTATCGATGCCTTCCTCCCGGGCTCTCAGATCGACCTCCGTCAGATTCCGGACATCAACGCTCTTATCGGCCAGGAATTCGACCTCAAGGTTATCAAGGTCAACAAGGCTCGTCGCAACATCGTCGTTTCTCGCCGTGTTGTTCTCGAAGAAGAACGCAACAAGCAGCGTGGCGACGTTCTCGAAACTCTCGAGAAGAACCAGGTCCGCAAGGGTATCGTCAAGAACATCACCGACTTCGGTGCATTCATCGACCTTGGCGGCGTAGATGGCCTCCTCCACATCACCGACATGAGCTACAAGCGCATCAACCACCCGTCCGAAATGCTTCAGCTCGGTCAGGAAGTCGAAGTTATGGTTCTCGACTTCAACGACAAGAAGGAACGCATCTCTCTCGGCATGAAGCAGCTTAAGCCGCATCCGTGGAAGGATATCGCCGAACGTTATCCGGAAGGCGCTATCGTCAAGGGTAAGGTTGTTTCCATCACTGATTACGGTGCATTCGTCGAACTCGACAGCGGTGTTGAAGGTCTCATCCACGTTTCTGAAATGTCCTGGACCCAGCACGTCAAGCACCCGTCCAAAATCCTCACCGTCGGTCAGGAAGTCGAAGCTGTTGTTCTCAAGGTTGAAGAAGATGCAGAACGTATCTCTCTCGGCATGAAGCAGCTCGAATCTGATCCGTGGGATTCTATCGAAACCGAACTTCCGCCGGGCGCACGCGTCGTCGGTGAAATCCGCAACATCGCTTCCTTCGGCGCATTCGTCGAAATCAAGGAAGGTGTTGATGGCCTCATCCACGTCTCTGACATGTCCTGGACCAAGAAGATCACCCACCCGAACGAAATGGTCAAGAAGGGTGACAAGGTTGAATGCGTCGTGCTCGCCGTCGATAAGGAAAAGCGCCGCATTTCTCTCTCCATGAAGCACCTCACCGAAGACCCGTGGGATTCTATCGATTCCACCTACCCGGTTGACTCTGAAGTCAAGGGCAAGATCGTTCGCATGCTCGACCGCGGCGTCGTGGTTGAACTCGCTGACGGTATCGAAGGCTTTATCCCGGTCTCCAAGCTCACTGCTGAATACATCAAGGTTCCGGCCGATGCATTCAAGGTTGGCGACGAAGTTCCGGCTGTCGTGACCGAAATCGATCAGAACAACCGCAAGATCTACCTCTCCGTTGTTGACTACTTCAAGAACCGTGAATCCGCTGAACTCAAGGCTTGGATGGACTCCCACAAGCCGGGCGAAAACGGCACCACGATTGGCGACGCTGTTGCTCCGAAGAAGAAGGCTTCCAAGAAGAAGGCTGAAAAGTCCGAAGAAGCTGAAGCTTAA